One region of Quercus lobata isolate SW786 chromosome 2, ValleyOak3.0 Primary Assembly, whole genome shotgun sequence genomic DNA includes:
- the LOC115976890 gene encoding uncharacterized protein LOC115976890, producing the protein MGGSVFFFVESKSFEFSVEEGGMFYQLRIYERGRNSLRSIFMGRGSAKRLLFYVEELISGQSSGQFARSCREGDKCFILQLGSNSHGAFLLISELTHGRRKGSIVVPEGKTGSGWRGFGLHLRKVLDPESLAPKQAITGIFTDASKSFASVVAGNRNNNGGGGHKGKKKNVLIQNTNPEQPGVKSLSGSSRNNSEESILGQREPPGVKILSESSRVNRVTCKDSTLGQRDQIGVKILSTIDGIEDKGIKAELTLDMLLRLERGLDGNWALVWSEVKEVGPKVVHPKKPTIQNVQKVNTSGPFKSVKPKPVWRPRQSQSLANPVHRQWGNTELVALGVRESRVLPSGQVVASSSVNGSSPMRVLDTLVTGKESASRCSFVLGFPDSGKAVFSGFSGSGAEETQGLGRWDAGFTGDLVITSAVAGFQPPLMKEGPPFLCRQPWVDLNKFSPLSGVGFGLEAEVGEGEAHEAEQSNGLVDCDGDFQPEFGLQILPWEASGVDDSGCDSSEKDNWVLDCEPLPQCDSLPLDSIEGTQVMESRPPSYWVSQLMKKFCKMVGFPIVKHEAQCLALFRILEQECLKVNDAGVSKQSANSRTRGLRELKGLISYVNYDGVSARKRKRGADCLK; encoded by the coding sequence ATGGGTGGCTCTGTTTTTTTCTTCGTGGAATCAAAATCTTTTGAGTTTTCAGTAGAGGAAGGTGGTATGTTTTACCAGCTGCGTATTTACGAGAGAGGCAGAAATTCTCTAAGATCAATATTTATGGGAAGAGGTAGTGCAAAGAGACTGCTGTTCTATGTGGAAGAACTGATCTCTGGGCAGTCTAGTGGGCAGTTTGCAAGATCTTGCCGTGAGGGGGACAAATGCTTTATTCTTCAGTTGGGTTCCAACTCTCACGGAGCTTTCTTATTAATTTCGGAACTCACTCATGGTCGTCGTAAGGGTTCTATAGTGGTGCCTGAAGGAAAGACGGGGAGTGGCTGGAGAGGTTTTGGGTTACACCTGAGGAAGGTGTTAGACCCGGAGTCTCTAGCTCCCAAGCAAGCTATCACAGGTATTTTTACAGATGCCTCAAAATCCTTTGCGTCGGTGGTGGCAGGGAATCGGAATAACAACGGGGGTGGAGGTCataaagggaagaaaaaaaatgtattaattcAAAATACAAATCCTGAGCAACCTGGGGTGAAGAGTCTGTCAGGCTCCAGCCGTAATAACAGTGAGGAAAGTATCCTAGGACAGAGGGAGCCTCCTGGGGTGAAGATTCTGTCAGAATCCAGCCGTGTTAACCGGGTTACCTGCAAGGATAGTACTCTGGGTCAGAGAGATCAAATTGGGGTGAAGATTTTGTCAACGATAGATGGGATTGAAGATAAAGGCATTAAAGCTGAGTTGACTTTGGATATGTTGCTGCGTTTGGAGCGTGGGTTAGATGGGAATTGGGCTTTAGTGTGGTCTGAAGTTAAGGAAGTGGGCCCAAAAGTGGTGCATCCTAAAAAGCCCACTATTCAGAATGTTCAAAAGGTTAATACCTCCGGCCCATTCAAATCTGTTAAGCCCAAACCTGTTTGGAGGCCTCGCCAAAGTCAATCTTTGGCAAACCCAGTCCACAGGCAGTGGGGTAATACTGAACTCGTAGCCTTGGGTGTGCGTGAGTCTCGGGTTCTGCCTTCGGGACAAGTGGTTGCGAGCTCGAGTGTCAATGGGTCGTCGCCGATGAGAGTTTTGGACACTCTGGTGACCGGAAAAGAGTCGGCGTCAAGGTGTAGTTTTGTTTTAGGCTTTCCCGACTCCGGCAAGGCTGTCTTTTCTGGGTTCTCGGGCTCCGGTGCCGAGGAAACTCAGGGATTAGGCAGGTGGGATGCTGGGTTCACTGGGGATTTGGTGATTACCTCGGCAGTGGCTGGTTTTCAGCCTCCGTTAATGAAAGAGGGGCCGCCGTTCTTGTGTCGGCAACCTTGGGTGGATCTCAATAAATTTTCCCCCCTCTCAGGCGTGGGTTTTGGTTTGGAAGCTGAGGTTGGGGAAGGGGAAGCTCATGAAGCAGAACAGAGTAATGGATTAGTGGATTGTGATGGGGATTTTCAGCCAGAGTTTGGGCTGCAAATTCTCCCATGGGAAGCCAGTGGGGTGGATGACAGTGGTTGTGACTCTAGTGAGAAGGATAATTGGGTGTTGGATTGTGAACCTTTGCCTCAATGTGATTCTTTGCCTCTAGACTCTATCGAGGGAACACAGGTGATGGAGTCTAGGCCACCTTCGTATTGGGTATCTCAAttgatgaaaaaattttgtaaaatggTGGGCTTCCCTATAGTGAAACATGAAGCTCAATGTTTGGCTCTGTTTCGCATCCTGGAACAGGAATGTCTCAAGGTGAATGATGCTGGGGTGTCTAAGCAATCTGCAAACTCAAGGACGAGAGGTCTCAGGGAGCTTAAGGGGCTTATTTCTTATGTTAATTACGATGGAGTTTCTGcaagaaaaaggaagagggGTGCTGATTGTCTTAAATGA